In Acipenser ruthenus chromosome 15, fAciRut3.2 maternal haplotype, whole genome shotgun sequence, a genomic segment contains:
- the LOC117964711 gene encoding snRNA-activating protein complex subunit 4-like isoform X3 codes for MASGALNAERDRIQREIEELERNLGLAAAASTDVSFSESENEGSELEQADEGTDGGAQPPIGMSAAELSAEREKIQREIEELERSLGPAAACMDVSPLGSQEEDSEEDEEADGRFVMDMGGADGEEEEDLGLPEDSETCLQINLVYQEVIEEKLQELEVLLAENREQQNEILSQLSVSQADKTDGTKLPPSNQFLGHFLKPYFKDKTTGLGPPPNPDTREKMAQGIKSFEDLGVRKWKSWEKALLRSSVVSDSLRRLLQPKLSRVEYLTQKMEKANGMEKQILEKQISQTEKEIEDISRMPDDELIGNREQEHDWEKISNIDFEGLCKPEELRKYWQNHLHMEINKKKWSDEELERLKEIAANHNHTNWDKIAEELGTNRRPFMCLQMYQLFINTELKKKYFTKEEDQVLTELVEKMRIGSHIPYTKISYFMEGREAAQLIHRYTHSCDPALKRGPWSSEEDALLIKAVAEYGPREWWKIQAKVPGRTDAQCRDRYMNCLSEDVKKGKWCSEEETLFIDLVNKHGVGRWAKIASEIPNRTDSQCLHKWNTLTKPKKRRQKLKEVRSSRLGRKRIKNIGKLKRKASLLKKDMLSSSDSEEMELSDSVEEGSGTENDDDSESESEEEEKEEYTMPSIDLWIPVGPDIPELPRSKRPARKRAPTPTPTAPLNPDAALPSPEAQAQSGPADRRKNMVPPRSTAVASERSTVLKGPGYLANRNLNSSSPAELTTTVSQTGNKILKLTFTEVRKLLRPKSKLQEKTGKKKKGVEKQKTTRAFVSHLQSNNLNQKLMMAVTPWMENVLMPKGRCKRTEADVIRERAEKIGLATTPVFTLFITMFQIDAEGCRKVIEERAKRFNAERCKKVGQDRAKRGTPNYNSVQNNSGPLIRPTASSVRTVAQVLYEKRLKEARMKKRAAPHTSILLMPSMIVPQTVVIQQPLIQVTPEQHNPSPVIPTEVTAEKPNASGGGETGKTAGDKPAKIPPRKRQRTSKTKHPEGDSSTHSTNPIQIPASNTVSSNPIQIRASNTVSSNPIQIPDSNTVSSNPIQIPASNTVSSNPIQIPDSNTVSSNPIQIPASNTVSSNPIQIPGAAPSPMTISWILTPQGLVPVATQAPIAMQAQNAPQSPVVVPLNQQATQQSLATDTPKRQPNIASSTTSPALPKASGAKVNPVVCSAAPGSITNVVTAAGQVLNPVSLVSTPSIYPLPTSSAVGTATVQTCGTIPSSPGQIQINRSAVTGLVQPNFQVRPLLSNLQGFRLVRVVWPTGQGTVSNLPARTGFPSNQVQQVSTAQSAQIPVRVVQQPHPSGLPASQTPAVANSSCCPPGSPNASTAKANKISVDLNLMFQEDEALVKEWLRRKGGVRLPKLNVALPYLPPSVFNLTALLQLLGQKKSLEEKASILVSGAGHEDGRSETQVDAIRSLVAEKLDNNPAYLLLKARFLACFTLPAFLATVPPVSASTTAPEFLDGTDFKTKSQDRRGAGPAKSPRPQGPMEGCLETAPSNINEESTGESSSLLGSDGVVASEFIGMRTRRSTRLKKRM; via the exons ATGGCAAGTGGAGCTCTGAATGCGGAAAGGGATAGGATCCAGAGGGAGATTGAGGAGCTGGAGAGAAATCTGGGTctggctgctgctgcttctaCTGACGTTTCATTTTCTGAGTCAGAAAATGAGGGTTCAGAGTTGGAGCAAG caGATGAAGGTACAGATGGTGGTGCACAGCCTCCGATTGGTATG TCTGCTGCGGAGCTGTCTGCTGAGAGAGAGAAAATCCAGAGAGAAATCGAGGAGCTGGAGCGCAGTTTGGGTCCTGCAGCTGCCTGCATGGATGTGTCCCCTCTCGGGTCACAGGAAGAGGATTCCGAGGAAG ATGAAGAGGCTGATGGTCGTTTTGTGATGGACATG GGGGGTGCAGATGGAGAGGAGGAAGAAGACCTGGGGCTTCCTGAAGACAGTGAGACCTGTCTGCAGATCAACCTGGTGTACCAGGAGGTGATCGAGGAGAAGCTGCAGGAGCTGGAGGTGCTGCTGGCTGAGAACAGAGAGCAGCAG AATGAAATCCTCTCCCAGCTGTCTGTTTCACAGGCTGACAAGACAGACGGAACCAAGCTGCCACCATCCAACCAGTTTTTAGGGCACTTCTTGAAACCATATTTTAAGGATAAGACGACTGGCCTT GGTCCACCTCCTAATCCAGATACAAGGGAGAAGATGGCTCAAGGAATTAAGTCCTTTGAAGATCTTGGGGTGAGAAAAT GGAAAAGCTGGGAGAAGGCCTTGCTGCGTTCATCGGTGGTAAGCGACAGCTTGAGGCGTTTGCTGCAGCCAAAATTATCAAG GGTTGAATATTTGACCCAGAAAATGGAAAAGGCCAACGGAATGGAGAAACAGATCCTTGAAAAGCAGATCAGTCAAACAGAGAAGGAAATCGAAGACATCAG ccggATGCCTGATGATGAGTTGATTGGGAATCGCGAACAAGAACATGACTGGGAAAAGATTTCAAATATTGAT TTTGAAGGCTTGTGCAAACCAGAAGAGCTGAGGAAGTACTGGCAGAACCACCTGCACATGGAGATCAACAAGAAGAAGTGGAGCGATGAGGAGCTTGAGAGGCTGAAGGAGATCGCAGCCAATCACAACCACACCAACTGGGATAAGATTGCTGAGGAGCTGGGG ACAAACCGGAGACCCTTCATGTGCCTGCAGATGTACCAGTTGTTCATTAACACAGAGCTGAAAAAGAAGTACTTTACTAAGGAAGAGGATCAGGTGCTGACGGAGCTGGTGGAAAAAATGAGAATCGGCTCTCACATCCCGTACACCAAAA TTTCCTATTTCATGGAGGGAAGAGAAGCGGCGCAGCTCATCCATCGCTATACGCATAGTTGTGATCCGGCTCTGAAGAGGGGGCCGTGGTCAAGTGAGGAAGATGCG TTGTTAATAAAAGCAGTTGCTGAGTACGGCCCTCGGGAGTGGTGGAAAATTCAAGCAAAGGTCCCAGGAAGAACCGATGCACAGTGCAGAGACAG GTATATGAATTGCCTGAGTGAAGATGTTAAGAAAGGGAAATGGTGCTCAGAAGAGGAGACTTTGTTCATTGACCTGGTTAATAAGCATGGAGTCG GCCGTTGGGCGAAAATAGCCTCAGAGATTCCCAACCGGACAGACTCACAGTGTCTACATAAATGGAACACCCTGACAAAACCAAAA AAGAGAAGACAGAAGTTAAAGGAAGTCAGATCGTCGAGATTAGGGAGAAAGAGAATTAAGAACATAGGTAAGCTGAAGAGGAAGGCGTCTCTGCTGAAGAAGGACATGCTATCGAGCTCTGACTCCGAGGAGATGGAGCTGTCAGACAGCGTTGAGGAGGGGTCGGGCACCGAGAACGATGACGACTCAGAGTCAGAgtcggaggaggaggagaaggaggagtaCACCATGCCCAGTATTGACCTGTGGATCCCTGTCGGCCCTGATATTCCTGAGCTCCCCAGGTCTAAACGGCCTGCTAGAAAGAGAGCACCCACACCCACCCCCACCGCTCCTTTGAACCCTGATGCAGCGCTCCCCAGCCCCGAAGCTCAAGCCCAGAGCGGACCGGCAGATCGCAGGAAGAACATGGTTCCACCCCGTAGCACCGCTGTCGCTTCTGAACGCAGTACCGTGCTCAAAGGCCCGGGATATCTCGCAAACCGCAACctgaacagcagcagccctgCTGAACTGACCACCACG GTTTCCCAAACAGGAAATAAAATATTGAAGTTGACCTTTACAGAAGTGAGGAAGCTACTGAGACCTAAAAGTAAACTCCAGGAAAAGACG GGGAAGAAGAAGAAAGGTGTGGAGAAACAGAAAACCACCAGAGCTTTTGTCTCCCACCTGCAAAGCAATAACCTGAACCAAAAGCTTATGATGGCGGTAACTCCCTGGATGGAGAACGTTTTAATGCCCAAAGGCAGGTGTAAGCGCACTGAAG cTGATGTCATTAGAGAGAGAGCTGAGAAAATTGGTCTTGCCACCACACCagtgtttactctgtttattaca ATGTTTCAGATTGACGCAGAAGGCTGTAGGAAGGTCATCGAGGAGAGAGCGAAAAGG TTTAACGCAGAACGCTGTAAGAAGGTCGGCCAGGACAGAGCAAAAAGG gGGACCCCTAATTATAACTCAG tCCAGAATAACAGTGGGCCACTGATACGTCCCACGGCCAGTAGCGTGAGAACGGTGGCTCAGGTATTGTATGAAAAACGATTAAAGGAGGCCAGGATGAAGAAGAGAGCCGCTCCTCATACTAGCATCCTTCTCATGCCCAGTATGATCGTGCCTCAGACAGTGGTTATCCAGCAGCCTTTGATACAGGTCACTCCTGAGCAGCACAATCCTTCTCCAGTCATTCCCACTGAGGTCACAGCTGAAAAGCCCAATGCCTCTGGAGGAGGGGAGACAGGGAAGACAGCAGGTGATAAACCTGCAAAAATACCACCAAGAAAGAGACAGAGAACAAGCAAGACCAAACATCCAGAGGGTGACTCGAGCACCCATTCCACAAACCCCATCCAGATACCTGCCTCAAATACTGTTTCTTCAAACCCCATCCAGATACGTGCCTCAAATACTGTTTCATCAAACCCCATCCAGATACCTGACTCAAATACTGTTTCATCAAACCCCATCCAGATACCTGCCTCAAATACTGTTTCTTCAAACCCCATCCAGATACCTGACTCAAATACTGTTTCATCAAACCCCATCCAGATACCTGCCTCAAATACTGTTTCTTCAAACCCCATCCAGATACCTGGAGCTGCGCCCTCCCCTATGACCATCAGCTGGATATTGACCCCACAAGGTCTAGTTCCTGTCGCTACCCAAGCCCCAATAGCAATGCAGGCCCAGAATGCACCCCAGTCCCCAGTCGTGGTGCCTCTGAACCAGCAGGCTACTCAGCAAAGCTTAGCTACTGACACTCCAAAGAGACAACCAAATATTGCCAGCAGCACAACAAGCCCAGCACTGCCTAAAGCTTCCGGAGCCAAAGTTAATCCAGTCGTATGCTCTGCTGCCCCTGGAAGCATCACCAACGTAGTCACTGCTGCTGGGCAGGTACTAAATCCTGTGTCTCTGGTTTCCACTCCCTCAATTTACCCTTTACCGACCAGTTCTGCAGTGGGCACTGCCACAGTGCAGACTTGTGGAACAATCCCGTCTAGTCCTGGACAAATTCAGATCAATAGGTCTGCAGTAACAGGCTTGGTTCAGCCAAACTTTCAAGTGAGACCACTTTTGTCTAATCTACAAGGGTTCAGATTGGTCAGGGTGGTGTGGCCCACTGGCCAGGGAACTGTCAGCAATCTTCCAGCAAGAACTGGGTTCCCCTCCAACCAAGTCCAGCAAGTATCTACAGCCCAGTCAGCACAAATACCTGTGAGGGTGGTTCAGCAGCCACATCCGTCAGGTTTGCCAGCCTCCCAAACTCCAGCTGTAGCCAACTCGTCTTGCTGCCCCCCAGGTTCTCCGAATGCTTCCACCGCTAAGGCTAATAAAATCAGTGTGGACCTGAACCTGATGTTCCAGGAAGATGAGGCTTTGGTGAAAGAATGGCTCAGGAGGAAAGGAGGTGTCCGTCTGCCTAAGCTGAATGTGGCGCTTCCCTATCTGCCTCCTTCGGTCTTCAACTTGACAGCGCTATTGCAACTCCTTGGACAGAAAAAGTCCTTGGAGGAAAAGGCCTCGATTCTCGTCTCTGGGGCAGGACATGAAGACGGCAGGTCGGAGACCCAGGTGGATGCTATTAGAAGCTTAGTTGCAGAAAAGCTGGATAACAACCCGGCTTACCTTCTCCTCAAAGCACGGTTCCTGGCGTGTTTCACTCTCCCAGCGTTTCTAGCAACCGTCCCTCCTGTGAGTGCCTCAACTACTGCCCCAGAGTTCCTGGACGGCACTGACTTTAAGACTAAAAGCCAAGACAGACGGGGTGCAGGTCCAGCTAAAAGTCCTAGACCACAGGGACCCATGGAAGGCTGTTTAGAAACGGCTCCATCCAACATAAATGAG GAAAGCACTGGAGAAAGTTCATCTCTCCTGGGGTCCGATGGAGTGGTGGCAAGCGAATTCATCGGGATGAGGACAAGAAGAAGTACCcgcttaaaaaaaagaatgtag
- the LOC117964711 gene encoding snRNA-activating protein complex subunit 4-like isoform X1, giving the protein MASGALNAERDRIQREIEELERNLGLAAAASTDVSFSESENEGSELEQADEGTDGGAQPPIGMSAAELSAEREKIQREIEELERSLGPAAACMDVSPLGSQEEDSEEDEEADGRFVMDMGGADGEEEEDLGLPEDSETCLQINLVYQEVIEEKLQELEVLLAENREQQNEILSQLSVSQADKTDGTKLPPSNQFLGHFLKPYFKDKTTGLGPPPNPDTREKMAQGIKSFEDLGVRKWKSWEKALLRSSVVSDSLRRLLQPKLSRVEYLTQKMEKANGMEKQILEKQISQTEKEIEDISRMPDDELIGNREQEHDWEKISNIDFEGLCKPEELRKYWQNHLHMEINKKKWSDEELERLKEIAANHNHTNWDKIAEELGTNRRPFMCLQMYQLFINTELKKKYFTKEEDQVLTELVEKMRIGSHIPYTKISYFMEGREAAQLIHRYTHSCDPALKRGPWSSEEDALLIKAVAEYGPREWWKIQAKVPGRTDAQCRDRYMNCLSEDVKKGKWCSEEETLFIDLVNKHGVGRWAKIASEIPNRTDSQCLHKWNTLTKPKKRRQKLKEVRSSRLGRKRIKNIGKLKRKASLLKKDMLSSSDSEEMELSDSVEEGSGTENDDDSESESEEEEKEEYTMPSIDLWIPVGPDIPELPRSKRPARKRAPTPTPTAPLNPDAALPSPEAQAQSGPADRRKNMVPPRSTAVASERSTVLKGPGYLANRNLNSSSPAELTTTVSQTGNKILKLTFTEVRKLLRPKSKLQEKTGKKKKGVEKQKTTRAFVSHLQSNNLNQKLMMAVTPWMENVLMPKGRCKRTEADVIRERAEKIGLATTPVFTLFITMFQIDAEGCRKVIEERAKRFNAERCKKVGQDRAKRIETEGCIQDRTRRGTPNYNSVQNNSGPLIRPTASSVRTVAQVLYEKRLKEARMKKRAAPHTSILLMPSMIVPQTVVIQQPLIQVTPEQHNPSPVIPTEVTAEKPNASGGGETGKTAGDKPAKIPPRKRQRTSKTKHPEGDSSTHSTNPIQIPASNTVSSNPIQIRASNTVSSNPIQIPDSNTVSSNPIQIPASNTVSSNPIQIPDSNTVSSNPIQIPASNTVSSNPIQIPGAAPSPMTISWILTPQGLVPVATQAPIAMQAQNAPQSPVVVPLNQQATQQSLATDTPKRQPNIASSTTSPALPKASGAKVNPVVCSAAPGSITNVVTAAGQVLNPVSLVSTPSIYPLPTSSAVGTATVQTCGTIPSSPGQIQINRSAVTGLVQPNFQVRPLLSNLQGFRLVRVVWPTGQGTVSNLPARTGFPSNQVQQVSTAQSAQIPVRVVQQPHPSGLPASQTPAVANSSCCPPGSPNASTAKANKISVDLNLMFQEDEALVKEWLRRKGGVRLPKLNVALPYLPPSVFNLTALLQLLGQKKSLEEKASILVSGAGHEDGRSETQVDAIRSLVAEKLDNNPAYLLLKARFLACFTLPAFLATVPPVSASTTAPEFLDGTDFKTKSQDRRGAGPAKSPRPQGPMEGCLETAPSNINEESTGESSSLLGSDGVVASEFIGMRTRRSTRLKKRM; this is encoded by the exons ATGGCAAGTGGAGCTCTGAATGCGGAAAGGGATAGGATCCAGAGGGAGATTGAGGAGCTGGAGAGAAATCTGGGTctggctgctgctgcttctaCTGACGTTTCATTTTCTGAGTCAGAAAATGAGGGTTCAGAGTTGGAGCAAG caGATGAAGGTACAGATGGTGGTGCACAGCCTCCGATTGGTATG TCTGCTGCGGAGCTGTCTGCTGAGAGAGAGAAAATCCAGAGAGAAATCGAGGAGCTGGAGCGCAGTTTGGGTCCTGCAGCTGCCTGCATGGATGTGTCCCCTCTCGGGTCACAGGAAGAGGATTCCGAGGAAG ATGAAGAGGCTGATGGTCGTTTTGTGATGGACATG GGGGGTGCAGATGGAGAGGAGGAAGAAGACCTGGGGCTTCCTGAAGACAGTGAGACCTGTCTGCAGATCAACCTGGTGTACCAGGAGGTGATCGAGGAGAAGCTGCAGGAGCTGGAGGTGCTGCTGGCTGAGAACAGAGAGCAGCAG AATGAAATCCTCTCCCAGCTGTCTGTTTCACAGGCTGACAAGACAGACGGAACCAAGCTGCCACCATCCAACCAGTTTTTAGGGCACTTCTTGAAACCATATTTTAAGGATAAGACGACTGGCCTT GGTCCACCTCCTAATCCAGATACAAGGGAGAAGATGGCTCAAGGAATTAAGTCCTTTGAAGATCTTGGGGTGAGAAAAT GGAAAAGCTGGGAGAAGGCCTTGCTGCGTTCATCGGTGGTAAGCGACAGCTTGAGGCGTTTGCTGCAGCCAAAATTATCAAG GGTTGAATATTTGACCCAGAAAATGGAAAAGGCCAACGGAATGGAGAAACAGATCCTTGAAAAGCAGATCAGTCAAACAGAGAAGGAAATCGAAGACATCAG ccggATGCCTGATGATGAGTTGATTGGGAATCGCGAACAAGAACATGACTGGGAAAAGATTTCAAATATTGAT TTTGAAGGCTTGTGCAAACCAGAAGAGCTGAGGAAGTACTGGCAGAACCACCTGCACATGGAGATCAACAAGAAGAAGTGGAGCGATGAGGAGCTTGAGAGGCTGAAGGAGATCGCAGCCAATCACAACCACACCAACTGGGATAAGATTGCTGAGGAGCTGGGG ACAAACCGGAGACCCTTCATGTGCCTGCAGATGTACCAGTTGTTCATTAACACAGAGCTGAAAAAGAAGTACTTTACTAAGGAAGAGGATCAGGTGCTGACGGAGCTGGTGGAAAAAATGAGAATCGGCTCTCACATCCCGTACACCAAAA TTTCCTATTTCATGGAGGGAAGAGAAGCGGCGCAGCTCATCCATCGCTATACGCATAGTTGTGATCCGGCTCTGAAGAGGGGGCCGTGGTCAAGTGAGGAAGATGCG TTGTTAATAAAAGCAGTTGCTGAGTACGGCCCTCGGGAGTGGTGGAAAATTCAAGCAAAGGTCCCAGGAAGAACCGATGCACAGTGCAGAGACAG GTATATGAATTGCCTGAGTGAAGATGTTAAGAAAGGGAAATGGTGCTCAGAAGAGGAGACTTTGTTCATTGACCTGGTTAATAAGCATGGAGTCG GCCGTTGGGCGAAAATAGCCTCAGAGATTCCCAACCGGACAGACTCACAGTGTCTACATAAATGGAACACCCTGACAAAACCAAAA AAGAGAAGACAGAAGTTAAAGGAAGTCAGATCGTCGAGATTAGGGAGAAAGAGAATTAAGAACATAGGTAAGCTGAAGAGGAAGGCGTCTCTGCTGAAGAAGGACATGCTATCGAGCTCTGACTCCGAGGAGATGGAGCTGTCAGACAGCGTTGAGGAGGGGTCGGGCACCGAGAACGATGACGACTCAGAGTCAGAgtcggaggaggaggagaaggaggagtaCACCATGCCCAGTATTGACCTGTGGATCCCTGTCGGCCCTGATATTCCTGAGCTCCCCAGGTCTAAACGGCCTGCTAGAAAGAGAGCACCCACACCCACCCCCACCGCTCCTTTGAACCCTGATGCAGCGCTCCCCAGCCCCGAAGCTCAAGCCCAGAGCGGACCGGCAGATCGCAGGAAGAACATGGTTCCACCCCGTAGCACCGCTGTCGCTTCTGAACGCAGTACCGTGCTCAAAGGCCCGGGATATCTCGCAAACCGCAACctgaacagcagcagccctgCTGAACTGACCACCACG GTTTCCCAAACAGGAAATAAAATATTGAAGTTGACCTTTACAGAAGTGAGGAAGCTACTGAGACCTAAAAGTAAACTCCAGGAAAAGACG GGGAAGAAGAAGAAAGGTGTGGAGAAACAGAAAACCACCAGAGCTTTTGTCTCCCACCTGCAAAGCAATAACCTGAACCAAAAGCTTATGATGGCGGTAACTCCCTGGATGGAGAACGTTTTAATGCCCAAAGGCAGGTGTAAGCGCACTGAAG cTGATGTCATTAGAGAGAGAGCTGAGAAAATTGGTCTTGCCACCACACCagtgtttactctgtttattaca ATGTTTCAGATTGACGCAGAAGGCTGTAGGAAGGTCATCGAGGAGAGAGCGAAAAGG TTTAACGCAGAACGCTGTAAGAAGGTCGGCCAGGACAGAGCAAAAAGG ATTGAGACAGAAGGCTGCATTCAGGACAGAACTAGAAGG gGGACCCCTAATTATAACTCAG tCCAGAATAACAGTGGGCCACTGATACGTCCCACGGCCAGTAGCGTGAGAACGGTGGCTCAGGTATTGTATGAAAAACGATTAAAGGAGGCCAGGATGAAGAAGAGAGCCGCTCCTCATACTAGCATCCTTCTCATGCCCAGTATGATCGTGCCTCAGACAGTGGTTATCCAGCAGCCTTTGATACAGGTCACTCCTGAGCAGCACAATCCTTCTCCAGTCATTCCCACTGAGGTCACAGCTGAAAAGCCCAATGCCTCTGGAGGAGGGGAGACAGGGAAGACAGCAGGTGATAAACCTGCAAAAATACCACCAAGAAAGAGACAGAGAACAAGCAAGACCAAACATCCAGAGGGTGACTCGAGCACCCATTCCACAAACCCCATCCAGATACCTGCCTCAAATACTGTTTCTTCAAACCCCATCCAGATACGTGCCTCAAATACTGTTTCATCAAACCCCATCCAGATACCTGACTCAAATACTGTTTCATCAAACCCCATCCAGATACCTGCCTCAAATACTGTTTCTTCAAACCCCATCCAGATACCTGACTCAAATACTGTTTCATCAAACCCCATCCAGATACCTGCCTCAAATACTGTTTCTTCAAACCCCATCCAGATACCTGGAGCTGCGCCCTCCCCTATGACCATCAGCTGGATATTGACCCCACAAGGTCTAGTTCCTGTCGCTACCCAAGCCCCAATAGCAATGCAGGCCCAGAATGCACCCCAGTCCCCAGTCGTGGTGCCTCTGAACCAGCAGGCTACTCAGCAAAGCTTAGCTACTGACACTCCAAAGAGACAACCAAATATTGCCAGCAGCACAACAAGCCCAGCACTGCCTAAAGCTTCCGGAGCCAAAGTTAATCCAGTCGTATGCTCTGCTGCCCCTGGAAGCATCACCAACGTAGTCACTGCTGCTGGGCAGGTACTAAATCCTGTGTCTCTGGTTTCCACTCCCTCAATTTACCCTTTACCGACCAGTTCTGCAGTGGGCACTGCCACAGTGCAGACTTGTGGAACAATCCCGTCTAGTCCTGGACAAATTCAGATCAATAGGTCTGCAGTAACAGGCTTGGTTCAGCCAAACTTTCAAGTGAGACCACTTTTGTCTAATCTACAAGGGTTCAGATTGGTCAGGGTGGTGTGGCCCACTGGCCAGGGAACTGTCAGCAATCTTCCAGCAAGAACTGGGTTCCCCTCCAACCAAGTCCAGCAAGTATCTACAGCCCAGTCAGCACAAATACCTGTGAGGGTGGTTCAGCAGCCACATCCGTCAGGTTTGCCAGCCTCCCAAACTCCAGCTGTAGCCAACTCGTCTTGCTGCCCCCCAGGTTCTCCGAATGCTTCCACCGCTAAGGCTAATAAAATCAGTGTGGACCTGAACCTGATGTTCCAGGAAGATGAGGCTTTGGTGAAAGAATGGCTCAGGAGGAAAGGAGGTGTCCGTCTGCCTAAGCTGAATGTGGCGCTTCCCTATCTGCCTCCTTCGGTCTTCAACTTGACAGCGCTATTGCAACTCCTTGGACAGAAAAAGTCCTTGGAGGAAAAGGCCTCGATTCTCGTCTCTGGGGCAGGACATGAAGACGGCAGGTCGGAGACCCAGGTGGATGCTATTAGAAGCTTAGTTGCAGAAAAGCTGGATAACAACCCGGCTTACCTTCTCCTCAAAGCACGGTTCCTGGCGTGTTTCACTCTCCCAGCGTTTCTAGCAACCGTCCCTCCTGTGAGTGCCTCAACTACTGCCCCAGAGTTCCTGGACGGCACTGACTTTAAGACTAAAAGCCAAGACAGACGGGGTGCAGGTCCAGCTAAAAGTCCTAGACCACAGGGACCCATGGAAGGCTGTTTAGAAACGGCTCCATCCAACATAAATGAG GAAAGCACTGGAGAAAGTTCATCTCTCCTGGGGTCCGATGGAGTGGTGGCAAGCGAATTCATCGGGATGAGGACAAGAAGAAGTACCcgcttaaaaaaaagaatgtag